One Mycolicibacterium pulveris genomic region harbors:
- a CDS encoding WS/DGAT/MGAT family O-acyltransferase, whose protein sequence is MQRLSGLDASFLYLETTQQPLHVCSILELDTSTMPGGYTFDRFREALSQRIKAMPQFREKLADSRFNLDHPVWVEDPDFVVDHHLHRIGLPGPGGPRELAEICGHIASLPLDRSRPLWEKWVIENIDGTNPYEGGRLVVMTKVHHAGVDGVTGASMMSQLCNTEPDAPPPDPVEGSGDASPLEIALSGALRFATRPLKLVNALPTTVTSVVDTVRRARTGLTMATPFSAPQTVFNANVTAHRNVAFTELDLEDIKTVKNRFGVKVNDVVMALVSGVLRKFLDDRGALPENSLVAMVPVSVHEKSDRPGRNQVSGMFSRLETHIKDPVERLKSIAEANSVAKQHSSAIGATLLQDWTQFAAPAVFGAAMRVYAASRLGGARPVHNLVISNVPGPQVPLYYLGCEAKAMYPLGPIFHGSGLNITVMSLNGNLDVGIVSCPDLLPDLWDMADDFQAALDELLAATR, encoded by the coding sequence ATGCAGCGGCTCAGCGGACTCGACGCCAGCTTCCTCTACCTCGAGACCACGCAACAGCCCCTGCACGTGTGCTCGATCCTCGAACTCGACACGTCGACCATGCCGGGCGGGTACACGTTCGACCGGTTCCGCGAGGCGTTGAGCCAGCGGATCAAGGCGATGCCGCAGTTCCGCGAGAAGCTGGCCGACAGCCGGTTCAACCTCGACCATCCGGTGTGGGTGGAAGACCCCGATTTCGTCGTCGACCATCACCTGCACCGCATCGGCCTGCCCGGGCCGGGCGGTCCGCGAGAGCTCGCCGAAATCTGCGGGCACATCGCGTCTTTGCCGCTGGACCGCAGCCGTCCGCTGTGGGAGAAGTGGGTGATCGAGAACATCGACGGCACCAACCCCTACGAGGGTGGCCGCCTCGTGGTGATGACCAAGGTCCACCACGCCGGGGTCGACGGGGTGACCGGCGCCAGCATGATGTCCCAGCTGTGCAACACCGAACCCGACGCGCCACCACCGGATCCCGTAGAGGGTTCCGGAGACGCCAGCCCGCTCGAGATCGCGCTCAGCGGCGCCCTGCGGTTCGCCACCCGCCCGCTCAAGCTCGTCAACGCGCTGCCGACGACGGTGACCTCGGTCGTGGACACCGTGCGGCGCGCACGCACCGGGCTGACCATGGCGACACCGTTTTCCGCCCCGCAGACCGTCTTCAACGCCAACGTCACCGCGCACCGCAACGTCGCGTTCACCGAACTCGACCTCGAGGACATCAAGACGGTGAAGAACCGGTTCGGGGTCAAGGTCAACGACGTGGTGATGGCGCTGGTCTCCGGGGTGTTGCGCAAGTTCCTCGACGACCGCGGGGCGCTGCCGGAGAACTCACTGGTGGCGATGGTGCCGGTGTCGGTGCATGAGAAGTCCGACCGGCCGGGCCGCAACCAGGTGTCGGGCATGTTCTCCCGGCTGGAGACCCACATCAAGGATCCGGTCGAGCGGCTGAAGTCCATCGCCGAGGCCAATTCGGTTGCCAAACAACACAGTTCGGCGATCGGGGCGACGCTGCTGCAGGACTGGACCCAGTTCGCCGCCCCGGCGGTGTTCGGGGCTGCCATGCGGGTGTACGCCGCGAGCCGGCTCGGCGGCGCCCGGCCGGTGCATAACCTGGTCATCTCCAACGTGCCCGGCCCGCAGGTCCCGCTGTACTACCTGGGGTGCGAAGCCAAGGCGATGTATCCGCTGGGCCCGATCTTTCACGGCTCCGGGCTGAACATCACCGTGATGTCGCTGAACGGAAATCTCGACGTCGGCATCGTGTCGTGCCCGGACTTGCTGCCCGATCTGTGGGATATGGCCGACGATTTTCAGGCCGCGCTCGATGAGTTGCTCGCCGCCACCCGATAA
- a CDS encoding alpha/beta hydrolase yields MNLKIGVLATATLLLVAGCSTTVDGRAVVAVPRPGTPVQWAPCQLEGGAEARVPEGAECGMLSVPVDYEKPDGDVARIALIRFRATGEKIGSLIINPGGPGESGVEAAANIAASLPESVRERFDLVGFDPRGVANSNPALWCNSDADNDRLRADPQVDYSEEGVARIEEETKAFVQRCVDKMGEEFLANIGTANVAKDLDAIREAVGDEKLTYLGFSYGTRIGATYAENYPDKVRAMVLDGAVDPNADPIEANVRQAAAFQAAFDDYAADCAATQPDCPLGDDPEKANDVYHSLVDPLVEKPTRTRDPRGLSYSDAIVGTILPLYSPNLWRHLTQALSELKDGTGDTMLALADLYMGRDQNGHYNNSTDARVAVNCVDKPAVTDRAKVAEEDRRVREAAPFLSYGEFTGHAPLSTCAFWPVPPTSEPHEIEVSGLPPVLVVSTTNDPATPYEAGEELAQQLGGTMVTYEGTQHTVVFQGDQCIDDIATRYLIDLTVPPPDTRCG; encoded by the coding sequence ATGAACCTCAAGATCGGGGTCCTCGCGACCGCCACGCTGCTGCTCGTCGCCGGTTGCAGCACGACGGTCGACGGGCGCGCCGTCGTCGCCGTGCCGCGGCCCGGTACCCCGGTGCAGTGGGCACCGTGCCAGCTGGAGGGCGGCGCGGAGGCGCGTGTCCCCGAAGGCGCCGAATGCGGCATGCTGTCGGTCCCTGTCGACTACGAGAAGCCCGACGGCGACGTCGCGCGGATCGCGCTGATCCGGTTCAGGGCCACCGGGGAGAAGATCGGTTCGCTGATCATCAACCCCGGGGGGCCGGGGGAGTCCGGTGTGGAGGCCGCCGCCAACATCGCCGCGTCGCTGCCGGAGTCGGTGCGCGAACGCTTCGACCTCGTCGGGTTCGACCCCCGTGGCGTCGCGAACTCCAATCCGGCGCTGTGGTGCAACTCCGATGCCGACAACGACCGGCTGCGCGCGGACCCGCAGGTCGACTACTCCGAGGAAGGGGTTGCCCGGATCGAGGAGGAGACCAAGGCGTTCGTCCAGCGCTGTGTCGACAAGATGGGCGAGGAGTTCCTGGCCAACATCGGCACCGCCAACGTCGCCAAGGACCTCGACGCGATCCGCGAGGCGGTCGGTGACGAGAAGCTGACCTACCTGGGCTTCTCGTACGGCACCCGGATCGGGGCCACCTACGCCGAGAACTACCCGGACAAGGTGCGGGCGATGGTCCTCGACGGAGCCGTCGACCCCAACGCCGACCCGATCGAGGCCAACGTGCGCCAGGCGGCGGCGTTCCAGGCCGCGTTCGACGACTATGCCGCCGACTGCGCAGCCACCCAGCCCGACTGCCCGCTCGGCGACGACCCCGAGAAAGCCAACGACGTGTACCACAGCCTGGTCGATCCGCTGGTGGAGAAGCCGACGCGGACCAGGGACCCGCGCGGGTTGAGCTACTCCGACGCGATCGTGGGCACCATCCTGCCGCTGTACTCGCCGAACCTGTGGCGCCACCTGACCCAGGCGCTGAGTGAACTGAAAGACGGCACCGGTGACACCATGCTGGCACTGGCAGACCTCTACATGGGCCGCGACCAGAACGGGCACTACAACAACTCGACCGACGCCCGGGTGGCCGTCAACTGCGTCGACAAACCCGCGGTGACCGACCGGGCCAAAGTCGCCGAGGAGGACCGCCGGGTCCGCGAAGCGGCGCCGTTCTTGAGCTACGGCGAGTTCACCGGGCACGCGCCGTTGAGCACCTGCGCGTTCTGGCCGGTGCCGCCGACGAGCGAACCACACGAGATCGAGGTCAGCGGGCTGCCGCCGGTGCTGGTGGTGTCGACGACCAACGACCCGGCCACGCCGTATGAGGCCGGCGAGGAGCTGGCCCAGCAACTCGGTGGCACCATGGTCACCTACGAGGGCACCCAGCACACCGTGGTGTTTCAGGGCGACCAGTGCATCGACGACATCGCGACGCGCTACCTGATCGACCTGACCGTGCCGCCACCGGACACCCGCTGCGGCTGA
- a CDS encoding alpha/beta hydrolase, with product MWRAGWLVCVVVLAMTLAVPTVPNASAAPDGQSVARYGQPPVWGDCQQWITDTSKIPTAQCATVAVPVDWNDAADPQAADAHLAVIRVPATGDRIGVLMVNPGGPGASAVKTVAGMGAALADTEIGRHFDLVGFDPRGVGFSTPELRCRTDAEFDAYRREPMVDYSPAGVARIEQLYAQFAQMCVDRMGLEFLANIGTASAARDMDVVRAALGENQINYLGFSYGTQLGAAYAEQFGDRVRAMVLDGAIDPALDPIAARVRQMAGFQRAFEEYATDCASSPGCPLGTDPAQFVARYRQLVDPLVQQPAYTSDPRGLSYADAITGTVNALYSQRYWKYLTSGLLGLQRGTDAGDLLLLADDYQRRDESGHYTNQQDAFLAIRCVDAPYPTETASWVAVDAQVRQVAPFIAYGGFTGLAPRDLCALWPVPPTSSPRPASSPGPGKVVVVSTTGDPATPYQAGVNLARQMQASLITFDGSQHTVVFNGDACVDTAVVNFLVDLTVPPDGLRC from the coding sequence ATGTGGCGGGCGGGCTGGCTGGTGTGCGTCGTCGTACTGGCGATGACGCTCGCCGTGCCCACGGTTCCGAACGCGTCGGCGGCACCCGACGGGCAGTCCGTGGCCCGCTACGGACAGCCCCCGGTATGGGGTGATTGCCAACAGTGGATCACCGACACCAGCAAGATCCCCACCGCACAGTGCGCCACCGTCGCGGTGCCCGTCGACTGGAACGACGCCGCCGATCCGCAAGCCGCCGACGCCCATTTGGCGGTGATCCGGGTGCCCGCCACCGGCGACCGGATCGGGGTGCTGATGGTGAACCCCGGCGGCCCGGGTGCGTCGGCGGTCAAGACCGTCGCGGGAATGGGAGCCGCGCTGGCCGACACCGAGATCGGCCGACACTTCGATCTGGTCGGCTTCGACCCGCGCGGCGTCGGGTTTTCCACCCCGGAGTTGCGCTGCCGCACCGACGCCGAGTTCGACGCCTACCGCCGCGAACCGATGGTCGACTACAGCCCGGCCGGCGTCGCGCGCATCGAGCAGCTGTACGCGCAGTTCGCCCAGATGTGCGTCGACAGGATGGGCCTCGAGTTCCTGGCCAACATCGGCACCGCGTCGGCGGCGCGCGACATGGACGTGGTGCGCGCCGCGCTGGGGGAGAACCAGATCAACTATCTCGGTTTCTCCTACGGCACCCAACTCGGCGCGGCCTACGCCGAACAGTTCGGAGACCGGGTGCGTGCCATGGTGCTCGACGGGGCCATCGATCCCGCACTTGACCCGATCGCCGCCAGGGTCCGCCAAATGGCCGGGTTCCAAAGGGCTTTCGAGGAGTACGCGACGGACTGTGCGTCGTCACCGGGTTGCCCGCTGGGCACCGATCCGGCGCAGTTCGTCGCCCGCTACCGCCAACTGGTGGACCCGTTGGTGCAGCAACCCGCCTACACCTCCGATCCGCGTGGCCTGAGCTACGCCGATGCGATCACCGGCACGGTCAACGCGCTTTACTCCCAGCGTTACTGGAAGTACCTCACCAGCGGGCTGCTGGGCCTGCAGCGCGGCACCGACGCCGGCGATCTGCTGCTGCTGGCCGACGACTACCAGCGCCGCGACGAGTCCGGGCACTACACCAACCAGCAGGACGCGTTTCTGGCCATCCGCTGCGTCGACGCGCCGTATCCGACCGAAACCGCGTCGTGGGTGGCGGTCGACGCCCAGGTCCGCCAGGTGGCACCGTTCATCGCCTACGGCGGTTTCACCGGGTTGGCCCCGCGTGATTTGTGCGCGCTGTGGCCGGTGCCGCCGACGTCGTCGCCGCGTCCCGCATCGTCACCCGGACCCGGCAAGGTGGTGGTGGTGTCGACCACCGGCGACCCGGCCACGCCGTACCAAGCCGGCGTCAACCTGGCCCGCCAGATGCAGGCCTCGCTGATCACGTTCGACGGCAGCCAACACACGGTGGTGTTCAACGGTGACGCCTGCGTGGACACCGCGGTGGTCAACTTCCTGGTCGATCTGACCGTGCCGCCCGACGGCCTGCGCTGCTAG
- a CDS encoding TetR/AcrR family transcriptional regulator has product MATRRVPDGRQRRRQLCDAAIRLLAEHGAKGLSHPRVDRQAGVPEGSTSYYFRTRTALVHAVAERVAELDLADLRSVTETDVDTTRQAAVSRLASVVSKSLTGDGLTRTKARIELLLQASRDPEISAVFHANSQTYLRLHRELAERSQPSDADPSGVDDRALLTVNFISGLMLSAAAGGQPVIKRDRLESLLAQIAGSGP; this is encoded by the coding sequence ATGGCGACGCGCCGAGTCCCGGACGGGCGACAACGGCGTCGTCAACTCTGCGACGCCGCGATCCGACTGCTCGCCGAGCACGGCGCCAAGGGGCTCAGCCATCCGCGGGTCGACCGCCAGGCCGGGGTACCCGAGGGCAGCACCTCGTACTACTTTCGGACCCGCACCGCGCTCGTCCATGCGGTCGCCGAGCGGGTGGCCGAACTCGACCTCGCCGACCTGCGGTCGGTCACCGAAACCGACGTCGACACCACCCGGCAGGCCGCGGTGTCGCGGTTGGCGTCGGTCGTGTCGAAGTCGCTGACCGGCGACGGGCTCACGCGCACCAAGGCGCGCATCGAGTTGCTGTTGCAGGCCAGCCGCGATCCCGAGATATCGGCCGTGTTCCATGCCAATTCGCAGACCTACCTTCGATTGCACCGCGAACTCGCCGAGCGATCGCAACCGAGCGACGCCGATCCCTCCGGCGTCGACGACCGCGCGCTGCTGACGGTGAACTTCATCAGCGGGCTGATGCTCAGCGCCGCGGCGGGCGGTCAGCCGGTCATCAAGCGAGACCGGCTGGAATCGCTGCTGGCCCAGATCGCGGGCAGCGGCCCCTAG
- a CDS encoding acyl-CoA thioesterase, translating into MATDETDQPTDLTGPLHGTALEKSVLESLDTLERALDMKPLGDDRFRATNERDRFGRIFGGQLLAQALYAASRTVDDHAPHSLHAYFVQTGASDTPVDIAVDAVRDGRSMATRQVTITQGDRTLLTALASFHTNPTEPELDRPRSDPPPAPEEMPLLQHWVHRVPAELKSNAQNWIDVPPAVEMRIAEPTTFLGGRQTPEPRSHWMRLPRPIGGEQALHSAMLAYASDYLLLDMAMRNHPRRADYASIAAVSVDHSLWLHRPVRFDDWHLYIQDTVAVTGHRALIRGAIRDAAGRHVASTSQEVLIRPIAT; encoded by the coding sequence ATGGCCACCGATGAAACCGACCAGCCGACCGACCTGACCGGCCCGCTGCACGGGACCGCACTGGAGAAGTCGGTGCTCGAATCCCTCGACACGCTCGAACGGGCGTTGGACATGAAGCCGTTGGGCGACGACCGGTTTCGGGCGACCAACGAACGCGACCGCTTCGGCCGGATCTTCGGCGGGCAGCTGCTCGCTCAAGCCCTCTACGCCGCCTCGCGCACCGTCGACGATCACGCGCCACACTCCCTGCACGCCTACTTCGTCCAGACGGGCGCCTCGGACACCCCGGTCGACATCGCCGTCGACGCCGTCCGCGATGGGCGGTCGATGGCCACCCGGCAGGTGACGATCACGCAGGGCGACCGCACGCTGCTCACCGCCCTGGCGTCGTTTCACACCAACCCCACCGAACCCGAACTCGATCGCCCGCGATCGGACCCACCACCGGCGCCCGAGGAGATGCCGCTGCTGCAGCACTGGGTGCACCGGGTCCCGGCGGAGCTGAAATCCAACGCGCAGAACTGGATCGACGTCCCGCCCGCGGTGGAGATGCGCATCGCCGAGCCGACGACCTTCCTGGGTGGCAGGCAGACGCCGGAGCCGCGGTCGCACTGGATGCGGTTGCCGCGCCCCATCGGTGGCGAACAGGCGCTGCACAGCGCGATGCTGGCGTACGCGAGTGATTATCTGCTGCTGGACATGGCGATGCGCAACCATCCGCGGCGCGCCGACTACGCCTCGATCGCGGCCGTGAGCGTCGACCACTCGCTGTGGCTGCACCGTCCCGTCCGCTTCGACGACTGGCATCTGTACATCCAGGACACCGTCGCCGTCACCGGTCACCGTGCGCTGATCCGCGGAGCCATCCGCGACGCGGCGGGCCGCCACGTGGCCAGTACGTCACAGGAAGTCCTGATCCGGCCGATCGCCACGTAG
- a CDS encoding VOC family protein, with protein sequence MHLFEQPWPDGEFRFFQLGHVVDDILEAATGWARTFGVGPFHVLPAVDQEADYRGETRTVRIQVAVAQAGPVQIELIQQHCQTPSIYSEWSRGATSSFHQIATVTRDYDAKTADFASLGYPVAAQSVGGGFRVAYIDTVADFGFYTEVVEAPPAFLDQVRRISETCARWDGTDPVRIMTRDGYRVPEDSRGHPRTLKS encoded by the coding sequence ATGCACCTGTTCGAACAGCCGTGGCCCGACGGGGAGTTTCGGTTCTTCCAACTCGGGCACGTCGTCGACGACATCCTCGAAGCCGCCACCGGCTGGGCGCGCACGTTCGGGGTCGGGCCGTTTCACGTGCTGCCCGCCGTCGACCAGGAGGCCGACTACCGAGGCGAGACCCGCACCGTCCGAATCCAGGTCGCGGTCGCACAGGCGGGCCCGGTACAGATCGAGTTGATCCAGCAACACTGTCAGACACCGAGCATCTACTCGGAGTGGAGCCGCGGTGCGACCAGTTCCTTTCATCAGATCGCCACGGTGACAAGAGATTACGATGCCAAGACAGCGGATTTCGCGTCGCTGGGCTATCCGGTAGCCGCGCAGAGCGTGGGCGGCGGTTTCCGCGTGGCCTACATCGACACCGTGGCGGACTTCGGGTTCTACACCGAGGTCGTCGAGGCCCCGCCCGCCTTTCTCGACCAGGTTCGCCGCATCTCCGAGACCTGCGCCCGCTGGGACGGCACTGACCCGGTGCGCATCATGACCCGCGACGGCTACCGGGTGCCGGAGGATTCCAGGGGCCACCCTCGGACTCTAAAGTCTTAG
- a CDS encoding NAD-dependent epimerase/dehydratase family protein — MLSGERVLITGPAGRIAYGVTKTLARDNEVWGIARFSDSAAREKVEALGVTTRSVNLGDADFADLPTNFTYLLHIAADFGEDYERGLRVNAEGTGLLLSHCRGVKAALVMSTVTVYKPHPDPWHAFREDDPIGDAGLPSPQPYSIVKIAEEAVARYCAREFGIPTTIARMGSAYGERGGLPLWHLQAIADGRPVVARWDPLPYSPIHDDDINAQIPALLDAASVPATIVNFAGDTPVSVQQWCAYFGELLGVSPRVEVQPVPGASVGSVGDHTKRTSITGPCAVHWRDGFRAMAAHYYPDRVKA; from the coding sequence ATGCTGAGCGGGGAACGGGTTCTCATCACCGGCCCGGCGGGTCGTATCGCGTACGGCGTCACGAAGACGCTCGCCCGCGACAACGAGGTATGGGGAATCGCCAGGTTCTCCGATTCCGCTGCGCGCGAGAAGGTCGAGGCACTGGGCGTCACCACCCGCAGCGTCAACCTCGGTGACGCGGACTTCGCCGATCTGCCAACGAATTTCACCTACCTTCTGCACATAGCCGCCGACTTCGGCGAAGACTACGAGCGCGGCTTGCGCGTCAACGCCGAGGGGACCGGGCTGCTGTTGTCGCACTGCCGTGGCGTCAAGGCCGCGCTGGTGATGTCGACGGTCACCGTGTACAAACCCCACCCCGACCCGTGGCACGCATTCCGGGAAGACGACCCGATCGGCGACGCCGGGTTGCCCAGCCCGCAGCCGTATTCCATCGTCAAGATCGCCGAGGAGGCCGTCGCCAGATACTGCGCCCGCGAGTTCGGCATACCGACCACGATCGCCCGGATGGGCAGCGCCTACGGCGAACGAGGCGGCCTGCCGCTGTGGCATCTGCAGGCGATCGCCGACGGCCGACCCGTCGTGGCCCGCTGGGACCCGTTGCCGTACAGCCCCATTCACGACGATGACATCAACGCCCAGATCCCGGCGCTGCTCGACGCGGCGAGTGTTCCCGCGACCATCGTCAACTTCGCCGGCGACACCCCGGTCAGCGTTCAGCAGTGGTGCGCGTACTTCGGCGAGCTTCTCGGTGTCTCGCCACGCGTGGAGGTTCAACCCGTTCCCGGCGCGTCCGTCGGATCCGTGGGCGACCACACCAAGCGCACATCGATCACCGGTCCCTGCGCGGTGCACTGGCGAGACGGGTTCCGGGCCATGGCCGCGCACTACTATCCCGACCGTGTGAAGGCGTGA
- a CDS encoding sulfotransferase family protein: protein MRYPQPHQLLDAAAAESGHTDFGPGDFREGLTVLLDSLERDGDLDPATDAAVVGDLRRRLVNRLQVEAYYREHPEVEDVIVEGPVDINGLPRTGTTALADMLSLDPQFRCLRGWEQHRPVPPPVAGGEADDPRRQAFIRMHEQRPAAQAAMHIFEVDATMEDTEILGMAFRGQQMTLPVAGYRSWWRRADLTEAYAYHRRVVKLLGSKSPPSLWLFKAPHHKFHLEALANAYPDVRFVMTHRDPAKVVPSYTSLVSTIFPPAAGERDLCALGREVSVHLREGMQRAIAERARVGEDRFFDVHHHELVADPRGTVRRVYEWLGLELKPDVAQTIFDWQDANAVGAKGAHRYTADQFGLSVDEIRSDYDFYIRHFDVAKED from the coding sequence ATGCGCTACCCCCAGCCGCACCAGCTGCTCGACGCAGCGGCCGCCGAATCCGGGCACACCGATTTCGGGCCAGGCGACTTCCGCGAAGGACTGACCGTCCTGCTGGACAGCCTGGAGCGCGACGGCGACCTGGATCCCGCCACCGACGCCGCGGTCGTCGGCGATCTGCGCCGCAGGCTGGTCAACCGCCTTCAGGTCGAGGCCTACTACCGCGAACACCCCGAGGTCGAGGACGTCATCGTCGAGGGTCCCGTCGACATCAACGGGTTGCCGCGCACCGGCACCACCGCTCTGGCCGACATGCTGTCGCTCGACCCGCAGTTCCGGTGCCTGCGCGGATGGGAACAGCACCGACCCGTTCCGCCGCCGGTGGCCGGCGGTGAGGCCGACGACCCGCGCAGGCAGGCGTTCATCCGGATGCACGAGCAGCGTCCCGCCGCGCAGGCCGCCATGCACATCTTCGAGGTCGACGCCACCATGGAGGACACCGAGATCCTCGGGATGGCGTTCCGCGGCCAGCAGATGACGCTGCCGGTGGCCGGCTACCGATCGTGGTGGCGGCGCGCCGATCTGACCGAGGCGTACGCCTATCACCGCCGGGTGGTGAAGCTGCTCGGGTCGAAAAGCCCGCCGTCGCTGTGGTTGTTCAAGGCGCCGCACCACAAGTTCCACCTCGAGGCGCTCGCCAACGCCTATCCGGACGTGCGGTTCGTGATGACGCACCGTGACCCGGCCAAGGTCGTGCCCTCCTACACCAGCCTGGTGTCGACGATCTTCCCGCCCGCGGCGGGGGAGCGGGACCTGTGCGCGCTGGGCCGTGAGGTGAGCGTCCACCTGCGCGAGGGGATGCAGCGCGCGATCGCCGAACGCGCGCGCGTCGGCGAGGACCGCTTTTTCGACGTGCACCATCACGAGCTCGTCGCCGACCCGAGGGGAACGGTCCGCCGCGTCTACGAATGGCTCGGCCTGGAGCTCAAACCCGATGTCGCACAAACGATCTTCGACTGGCAGGACGCCAACGCCGTCGGGGCCAAAGGCGCGCACCGCTACACCGCGGATCAGTTCGGCCTCTCGGTCGACGAGATCCGCTCGGACTACGACTTCTACATCCGGCACTTCGACGTCGCCAAGGAGGACTAG
- a CDS encoding DUF1214 domain-containing protein yields the protein MTTLPTWDQQMESLKGVADHLLATWRPEGASEAEIQDMNKLALSILACGYLCHVYTDSRRPVFMPLWNYACNQGGPNPDYVYLTAEVDGSGTYELTGRRGTVRFVEVTQQAPGMMSSLKGVERQMKFQAITHDLDDLTIAEDGSFRVIMSAQRPESYDGDWWPLNPEAGKLLMRKCACDWNTEIDAQVAINRLDDGGADMSPAEIARRFSELGDWIKGMIDFDMELVRYYREHHGFNVLLRSQWIQQGGGLATKQAYYDGIHQIADDEALIVEFPVPSDCYYWQILVADDRFSTVDWVNRQSSLNDVQAVIDPDGWFRGVVSKRDPGVHNWLDKADWPWGILQARFYKAEEFPEITVTKVPVADVLDHLPGGTAVLTPEQRRDQLRHRRTGAQLRRIW from the coding sequence ATGACGACCCTGCCCACCTGGGATCAGCAGATGGAGTCGCTCAAGGGCGTCGCCGATCACCTGCTGGCGACGTGGCGACCGGAGGGCGCATCCGAAGCCGAGATCCAGGACATGAACAAACTGGCGCTGTCGATCCTCGCGTGCGGCTACCTCTGCCACGTCTACACCGATTCGCGCCGTCCCGTGTTCATGCCGCTGTGGAACTACGCATGCAACCAGGGTGGCCCCAACCCGGACTACGTCTATCTGACCGCCGAGGTCGACGGGTCGGGCACCTATGAGCTGACCGGCCGCCGCGGCACGGTGCGGTTCGTCGAAGTCACCCAGCAGGCGCCGGGGATGATGAGCAGCCTCAAGGGCGTCGAGCGGCAGATGAAGTTCCAGGCCATCACCCACGACCTGGACGACCTGACGATCGCCGAGGACGGGTCCTTCCGGGTGATCATGTCGGCGCAGCGGCCCGAGTCCTACGACGGCGACTGGTGGCCGCTCAACCCGGAGGCCGGCAAGCTGCTGATGCGCAAGTGCGCCTGCGACTGGAACACCGAGATCGACGCGCAGGTCGCGATCAACCGCCTCGACGACGGCGGTGCGGACATGTCGCCGGCCGAGATCGCGCGCAGGTTTTCGGAACTGGGCGACTGGATCAAGGGGATGATCGACTTCGACATGGAGCTGGTCCGCTACTACCGCGAGCACCACGGCTTCAACGTCCTGCTGCGGTCCCAATGGATTCAGCAGGGCGGTGGGCTGGCCACCAAGCAGGCCTACTACGACGGCATCCACCAGATCGCCGACGACGAAGCGCTGATCGTCGAGTTCCCGGTGCCGAGCGACTGCTACTACTGGCAGATCCTGGTGGCCGACGACCGCTTCTCGACCGTGGACTGGGTGAACCGGCAGTCCAGCCTCAACGACGTGCAGGCGGTGATCGACCCCGACGGCTGGTTCCGCGGCGTGGTGTCCAAGCGCGACCCGGGCGTGCACAACTGGCTCGACAAGGCCGACTGGCCGTGGGGGATCCTGCAGGCGCGGTTCTACAAGGCCGAGGAGTTTCCCGAGATCACGGTCACCAAGGTGCCGGTCGCCGACGTGCTCGACCACCTCCCGGGCGGCACCGCCGTGCTCACCCCCGAGCAACGCCGCGACCAGCTGCGACACCGGCGGACCGGGGCGCAGTTGCGCCGCATCTGGTGA